In a single window of the Bufo bufo chromosome 5, aBufBuf1.1, whole genome shotgun sequence genome:
- the LOC121001400 gene encoding uncharacterized protein LOC121001400 produces MAEQRGCHPAEPEEPSTPVLLAVQSDSSKETDQIGESGITRAETENVILEKQCDMDFTDVTDTHVLKRFDSLQSATQAVADYEEYTISNFVVLEKKKLFGNEACPISSASKIYWNGPVVNNASIVEYTGVPYIIIGRKVLNCHLGKDLAISQKRRYVQKRQITQLIALCLQCFFAFVIYHHFYLLTKGCASLKERKSLKSYICVDAS; encoded by the exons ATGGCCGAGCAGAGGGGTTGCCATCCAGCAGAGCCAGAGGAGCCGAGCACACCAGTGCTCCTCGCTGTACAGTCTGATAGCA GTAAAGAAACTGATCAAATTGGTGAAAGTGGCATTACTCGTGCAGAGACTGAAAATGTAATTCTGGAAAAACAGTGTGACATG GACTTTACAGATGTAACTGATACTCATGTATTGAAGAGATTTGATTCATTACAAAGTGCCACGCAAGCTGTTGCTGACTATGAGGAATACACCATATCAAACTTTGTTGTGTTAGAAAAAAAGAAACTTTTTGGAAATGAAG catgtcCAATAAGTTCAGCATCCAAAATATACTGGAATGGACCAGTTGTGAATAATGCATCTATTGTAGAATATACTGGGGTCCCTTATATAATAATAGGCAGAAAAGTATTAAATTGTCACCTTGGAAAGGATTTGGCTATCTCCCAAAAGAGACGATATGTACAGAAGCGACAGATAACACAa CTAATTGCTTTGTGCTTACAATGTTTCTTTGCATTTGTAATCTACCATCACTTTTATTTGCTGACAAAAGGGTGTGCCTCATTAAAGGAACGTAAGTCTCTGAAGTCATACATTTGTGTGGATGCGTCCTAA